One Alnus glutinosa chromosome 3, dhAlnGlut1.1, whole genome shotgun sequence genomic region harbors:
- the LOC133864442 gene encoding protein WHAT'S THIS FACTOR 1 homolog, chloroplastic, with protein sequence MKPELVVSSPSTSSPLFISYRHPFLQKPKVSVKSNFSPSSTQAEKSQFWGKSLVLQQNSVTFGNLRKTHVPVGPVRAAVKRRKELPFDNVIQRDKKLKLVLKIRKILVSQPDRIMSLRELGKHRRDLGLDRKRRFIALLKKFPAVFEIVEEGVFSLKFKLTPEAERLYLEEMRIRNEMEDLLVVKLRKLLMMSLEKRIFLEKIAHLGTDFGLPLEFRDTICHRYPQYFTVVPTARGPTLELTHWDPELAVSAAELAEEENRARELEERDLIIDRPPKFNRVSLPKGLNLSKGEMRKIYQFRDLPFISPYSDFSALRSGTLEKEKHACGVVHEILSLTIEKKTLVDHLTHFREEFRFSQQLRGMLIRHPDMFYVSLKGDRDSVFLREAYRDSQLVDKDRLLLIKEKFRSLVSVPRYPSRGAPRTDTDGAEGINEPKDGSDGEAWSDVDNFMDDDDGDDEDYEDDWSDEEDETPPDFDDDGGTMTTGETDPIKQVENSTKSDEKVLDSVLPDGRPRERW encoded by the coding sequence ATGAAACCCGAACTCGTGGTGTCTTCTCCATCCACTTCTTCACCATTGTTTATCTCATACAGACACCCTTTTCTTCAAAAACCCAAAGTTTCAGTGAAATCCAATTTCTCTCCATCAAGCACACAAGCAGAGAAGTCACAATTTTGGGGCAAAAGTTTGGTTTTGCAACAGAATAGTGTTACTTTTGGTAATCTGAGAAAGACCCATGTCCCAGTTGGACCAGTAAGAGCTGCTGTGAAGAGAAGGAAAGAGCTTCCCTTTGACAATGTGATACAAAGGGACAAGAAGCTGAAATTGGTGTTGAAGATAAGGAAGATTCTAGTGAGCCAACCTGATAGAATTATGTCTCTTAGAGAGTTAGGTAAGCACAGAAGAGATTTGGGTCTCGATAGGAAGCGCCGATTCATCGCTTTGCTAAAGAAATTTCCGGCGGTGTTTGAAATTGTGGAAGAAGGGGTTTTTTCGCTAAAATTCAAATTGACGCCGGAGGCGGAAAGACTTTATCTGGAGGAGATGAGGATTAGGAATGAGATGGAAGATTTGTTGGTTGTTAAGTTGAGGAAACTGTTGATGATGTCATTGGAGAAACGGATTTTCTTGGAGAAGATTGCCCATTTGGGGACTGATTTTGGGCTTCCACTTGAGTTTCGTGACACGATTTGTCATCGCTATCCGCAATATTTTACAGTTGTTCCAACTGCTCGAGGTCCTACATTAGAATTAACTCATTGGGATCCTGAGCTTGCAGTTTCGGCTGCTGAGTTAGCGGAGGAGGAAAATAGAGCTAGAGAGCTAGAAGAGAGGGATTTGATTATTGATAGGCCTCCCAAGTTCAATAGAGTATCTCTACCCAAGGGTCTTAACCTTTCCAAGGGCGAAATGAGGAAGATATATCAGTTCAGAGACCTGCCTTTCATATCGCCTTACTCTGATTTCTCAGCCCTCAGGTCGGGCACGCTTGAGAAAGAGAAACATGCTTGTGGGGTTGTTCATGAGATTTTGAGCCTCACTATTGAGAAGAAAACCCTTGTGGATCACCTCACTCATTTTCGAGAGGAGTTTCGGTTTTCTCAGCAGTTGAGAGGGATGCTGATAAGGCACCCTGACATGTTCTATGTATCCTTGAAAGGGGATAGGGATTCAGTTTTCCTCAGGGAAGCATATCGTGATTCTCAATTGGTGGATAAGGATCGGCTGTTACTCATAAAGGAGAAATTTCGTTCTCTTGTTTCTGTTCCTCGATATCCAAGCAGGGGTGCTCCCAGAACAGATACAGATGGGGCAGAAGGAATTAATGAGCCAAAAGATGGAAGTGATGGAGAAGCGTGGTCAGATGTTGATAATTTCATGGACGATGATGACGGTGATGATGAAGATTATGAAGACGATTGgagtgatgaagaagatgaaacaCCTCCAGATTTTGATGATGATGGTGGAACCATGACGACTGGAGAGACCGATCCAATTAAACAGGTTGAGAACTCGACAAAAAGTGATGAGAAGGTGCTTGATTCTGTGCTCCCTGATGGTCGGCCAAGAGAACGCTGGTAA
- the LOC133864350 gene encoding pentatricopeptide repeat-containing protein At4g01030, mitochondrial: MDILAPFHHLIPDFLQSPLTHKPQKSHSFNSLALGVTNTSPETPFLASLPSSLPKSDFCILSEFSEIRTLNLVKVMHAQMIKMSDRGESWDTMGNSLVTYYLEFGDFKSAAMAFFLGFVRNHLLWYSFLGEFRSFGGDPREILDVFRQLHCGGVVFDSKVLTVVLKICASLKDWWLGVEIHACLIKRGFVLDVYLKCALIAFYASCWGIESANQVFHEIPEKEDLLWNEIIMANLRNERWVEALDLFREMKFSGGKPTTVTIVKGLQACGKMGALNEGKQIHGYVLRCALESNLPICNSLISMYSRNYKLELAKTVFKSMRDRNLTSWNSIISGYAGLGCLKDAWGFFHEMEVSGVKPDIVTWNCLLSGHFFHGSYKEVLKILRRMGSVGFMPNSSSITSAIQAVTELESMNFGKEIHAYVIRNGLDHHDVYVGTSLLDMYVKNNCLTSAQAVFNNMKNRNIFAWNSLISGYSFKGLFEDSEKLLKQMEKEGIKPDLVTWNGLVSGYSMWGCSKEALAVIDRVRSSGLSPNVVSWTALISGCSQNENYRDSVDFFIQMQEEGIKPNSATISSLLRTCAGLSLLHQGREIHCFSIKNGFIEDVFVATALVDMYSKSGKLKNAHEVFRKTQNKTLASWNCMIMGFAIYGLGKEAISLFDLMCGMGIQPDPITFTAILSSCKNAGLVNEGWKYFDRMSTYHSINPTIEHYSCMVDLLGRAGYLDEAWDFIQNMPLEPDATIWGALLGSCRIHKNIEYAEIAAKKLFQLEPYNSANYFLMMSLYAISNRWEDVERLKDSMGLEGGKSQQVWSWIQIKRRIHFFFAEEKPHPDTGEIYFELYQLVHEMKKMGYVPDVSCVYQNIDEVEKEKLLLSHTEKLAITYGLMKMESSTPIRVIKNTRMCSDCHKAAKYMSLVRKREIIVKDGIRFHHFRVGKCSCNDCW; this comes from the coding sequence ATGGACATACTGGCTCCATTTCACCACCTTATCCCAGATTTCCTTCAAAGCCCACTTACCCACAAGCCACAAAAAAGCCATTCCTTCAATTCCCTTGCTCTTGGTGTCACCAACACTTCCCCTGAAACCCCATTCCTTGCTTCTCTTCCGTCATCTCTGCCGAAATCTGACTTTTGTATTCTAAGTGAGTTTAGCGAGATAAGAACTTTGAATTTAGTGAAGGTGATGCATGCCCAGATGATAAAAATGTCTGACAGGGGGGAGAGTTGGGATACCATGGGAAACAGTTTGGTGACATATTACTTGGAATTTGGTGATTTCAAGTCGGCTGCAATGGCATTCTTTCTGGGTTTTGTGAGGAACCATCTTTTATGGTATTCCTTTTTGGGAGAGTTTAGAAGTTTTGGGGGTGATCCACGTGAAATTCTTGATGTTTTCAGGCAGTTGCATTGTGGAGGAGTAGTGTTTGACAGTAAGGTTCTGACCGTGGTTCTAAAAATTTGCGCAAGTTTAAAGGATTGGTGGCTTGGAGTGGAGATTCATGCTTGTTTGATCAAGAGGGGCTTTGTTTTAGATGTATATTTGAAGTGTGCACTGATCGCGTTTTATGCGAGTTGTTGGGGCATAGAGAGTGCAAATCAAGTATTCCACGAAATTCCGGAGAAAGAAGATCTGCTCTGGAATGAGATTATCATGGCAAATCTGCGGAATGAGAGATGGGTGGAAGCTCTTGACTTATTTCGTGAAATGAAGTTTTCGGGTGGGAAACCCACGACTGTTACAATTGTGAAAGGACTGCAAGCTTGTGGGAAAATGGGAGCTCTCAATGAAGGAAAGCAAATTCATGGGTATGTTTTACGATGTGCATTAGAATCAAATTTGCCGATATGCAATTCCCTGATTAGCATGTACTCCAGAAATTACAAACTTGAACTAGCTAAGACAGTTTTTAAGTCAATGAGAGATCGTAACTTAACTTCATGGAATTCGATTATCTCAGGTTATGCTGGACTTGGTTGTTTGAAAGATGCCTGGGGTTTTTTTCATGAAATGGAAGTGTCTGGTGTTAAACCAGACATCGTAACTTGGAATTGCCTTTTATCAGGCCACTTTTTTCATGGCTCATACAAAGAAGTCCTGAAAATTTTGAGGAGAATGGGAAGTGTGGGCTTCATGCCAAATTCAAGCTCTATCACTAGTGCTATTCAAGCAGTTACTGAATTGGAGTCCATGAATTTTGGGAAAGAAATTCATGCCTATGTGATAAGAAATGGGCTTGATCACCATGATGTATATGTAGGAACTTCATTGCTGGACATGTATGTGAAGAACAATTGCTTAACTAGTGCTCAAGCAGTTTTTAATAATATGAAGAACAGAAACATTTTTGCTTGGAATTCATTAATATCAGGATATTCCTTCAAGGGCCtttttgaagattctgaaaagCTATTGAAGCAGATGGAAAAGGAAGGAATCAAACCCGATTTAGTGACATGGAATGGTCTGGTTTCAGGGTATTCAATGTGGGGCTGCAGTAAGGAAGCTCTGGCTGTGATTGATCGCGTCAGAAGTTCAGGATTATCACCTAATGTGGTATCATGGACGGCTCTAATATCAGGCTGTTCACAGAATGAAAACTACAGGGATTCTGTTGACTTTTTCATCCAAATGCAGGAAGAAGGTATCAAGCCCAACTCAGCAACCATATCCAGCTTACTTAGAACTTGTGCAGGCCTATCTTTGTTACATCAGGGTCGAGAGATACACTGTTTTAGCATAAAAAATGGTTTCATTGAAGATGTATTTGTAGCCACAGCACTTGTCGACATGTACAGCAAGTCAGGCAAGCTAAAAAATGCCCATGAGGTTTTCAGAAAGACTCAGAACAAGACATTGGCCTCCTGGAATTGTATGATCATGGGATTTGCCATTTATGGCCTTGGAAAAGAGGCAATTTCTCTTTTTGATCTGATGTGTGGGATGGGCATCCAGCCAGATCCTATAACCTTTACAGCTATCCTCTCTAGTTGCAAGAACGCAGGTTTGGTTAATGAAGGATGGAAATACTTTGATAGAATGAGCACATACCATAGTATAAACCCAACGATTGAACATTATTCTTGTATGGTAGATCTTCTAGGGAGAGCTGGTTATCTCGATGAAGCTTGGGATTTCATTCAAAATATGCCACTAGAGCCAGATGCTACCATTTGGGGCGCTCTTCTTGGATCCTGCAGAATCCATAAAAACATCGAGTATGCGGAGATTGCAGCAAAGAAACTATTTCAGTTAGAACCATATAACTCTGCTAATTATTTCTTGATGATGAGCTTATATGCCATTTCAAATAGATGGGAGGATGTTGAGCGTCTTAAAGACTCGATGGGTCTTGAAGGGGGGAAGAGCCAGCAGGTGTGGAGCTGGATACAAATTAAACGCAGgattcattttttctttgcaGAAGAGAAGCCCCATCCAGATACAGGAGAGATATATTTCGAGCTATATCAGTTGGTTcatgaaatgaagaaaatgggaTATGTGCCTGATGTCAGCTGCGTATATCAGAACATCGATGAGGTTGAGAAGGAAAAGTTGCTGCTTAGTCACACTGAGAAGTTAGCAATTACTTATGGACTGATGAAGATGGAAAGTAGTACACCCATTAGGGTGATTAAGAACACGAGAATGTGTTCTGACTGTCACAAGGCAGCAAAATATATGTCTTTGGTACGGAAACGTGAGATTATCGTCAAAGATGGCATTCGATTTCACCATTTTAGAGTAGGAAAGTGTTCCTGCAATGACTGCTGGTAA
- the LOC133863052 gene encoding abscisic acid receptor PYL3-like, whose translation MNRGDAFSAIELEYIGRHHRHEPRENQCTSELVKHIKAPVHLVWSLVRRFDQPQKYKPFVSRCVVKGDFGIGSVREVNVKSGLPATTSTERLELLDDNEHILGVKFVGGDHRLRNYSSIITVHPKVIDGRPGTLVIESFVVDVPDGNTKDETCYFVQALIRCNLKSLADVSERMAVQDRTEPINL comes from the exons ATGAATCGTGGTGATGCTTTTAGCGCTATAGAGTTGGAGTACATAGGCAGGCACCACAGACACGAGCCCAGAGAGAACCAGTGCACCTCAGAGCTGGTCAAGCACATCAAAGCGCCTGTTCACCTT GTGTGGTCGTTGGTAAGGAGATTTGACCAACCCCAGAAGTACAAGCCCTTTGTTAGCAGGTGTGTGGTGAAGGGGGACTTTGGCATTGGGAGTGTCAGAGAAGTGAATGTTAAATCTGGGCTTCCTGCCACAACAAGCACTGAGAGGTTGGAACTTCTTGATGACAATGAGCACATTCTTGGCGTCAAGTTTGTTGGTGGTGATCACAGGCTAAGG AACTACTCTTCCATCATTACGGTACATCCAAAGGTTATTGATGGAAGGCCAGGGACACTAGTGATTGAGTCCTTTGTGGTGGATGTGCCTGATGGAAACACCAAGGATGAGACTTGTTACTTTGTCCAGGCGTTGATCCGGTGCAATCTGAAGTCATTAGCCGATGTCTCAGAGAGGATGGCTGTGCAGGACCGAACTGAACCCATCAATCTTTAG